A stretch of the Deltaproteobacteria bacterium GWC2_65_14 genome encodes the following:
- a CDS encoding ribonuclease III, which yields MKNTAELEKRIGYRFRNPELLAEALRHASTLGEKDGEHSYERLEYLGDAVLNLCIAEATFHRFPEAGEGDLSKRRAAVINNRNLFRVGQRIGVSGALRIDPSVREKGGGVTRKMIADTVEAITGAIFLDGGFDAARRFVLSEFRDGPPAEELAERFDAKSRLQERCQRTGVPLPRYRVKTEDGPPHARTFTASVRLADGREAEGTGTTKKEAEMDAAVRLLATLPEEEE from the coding sequence ATGAAGAATACGGCCGAACTCGAGAAAAGGATCGGGTACCGGTTCCGGAATCCGGAGCTTCTCGCGGAGGCGCTCCGGCACGCTTCCACCCTGGGGGAGAAGGACGGGGAACATTCCTACGAGCGGCTCGAGTATCTGGGGGACGCGGTGCTCAACCTCTGCATCGCGGAGGCGACCTTTCACCGGTTCCCGGAAGCCGGGGAGGGAGATCTCTCGAAGAGGCGCGCCGCCGTGATCAACAACCGGAACCTGTTCCGCGTCGGGCAGAGGATCGGGGTGTCCGGGGCGCTGCGGATCGACCCCTCCGTCCGGGAGAAGGGGGGAGGGGTGACCCGGAAGATGATCGCCGACACGGTCGAGGCGATCACCGGCGCGATCTTCCTCGACGGGGGATTCGACGCGGCGAGACGATTCGTCCTGTCCGAATTCCGGGACGGTCCCCCGGCGGAGGAGCTGGCGGAGCGGTTCGACGCGAAAAGCCGTCTCCAGGAGCGGTGCCAGCGGACGGGGGTCCCCCTGCCGCGCTACCGGGTCAAGACGGAGGATGGGCCCCCGCATGCCAGGACCTTCACCGCGTCGGTCCGCCTTGCCGACGGTCGGGAGGCGGAAGGGACGGGAACCACGAAGAAGGAGGCGGAGATGGATGCGGCCGTCAGGCTGCTTGCGACCCTTCCGGAGGAGGAGGAATGA
- a CDS encoding GTPase Era, translated as MTAGRSGFVALVGRPNVGKSTLMNRILGAKIAIVTPKPQTTRDRIAGIYTEARGQIVFLDSPGIHRPTKALNEHMVRIAERIAGEADVVLHLVDDRPPTLGEEEELVRKVLAGAPVPRLLGVNKVDRMPESAERMREERMASGLYSRGFLLSATVGTGMDELLSHLFEILPEGPAYYPEEELTDLPMRFIAKEIIREKLFGCLSEELPYSVAVSIEEYKEDPEKRLIRIRAEILVERDSQKGIVIGRGGRMLKRIGTAAREELERETGERVYLDLFVKVEKDWSRRETLLRRLGYV; from the coding sequence ATGACCGCGGGACGATCGGGGTTCGTCGCACTGGTGGGGCGCCCGAACGTCGGGAAATCCACCCTGATGAACCGGATCCTGGGCGCGAAGATCGCGATCGTCACCCCGAAACCGCAGACCACGCGGGACCGGATCGCGGGGATCTACACCGAGGCGAGGGGGCAGATCGTCTTCCTGGACAGCCCGGGGATCCACCGTCCCACGAAGGCGCTGAACGAGCACATGGTCCGGATCGCGGAGCGGATCGCGGGGGAGGCCGACGTCGTGCTCCACCTGGTGGACGACCGTCCCCCGACGCTCGGAGAGGAGGAGGAGCTGGTCCGGAAGGTGCTGGCGGGGGCTCCCGTCCCCCGGCTGCTCGGCGTGAACAAGGTGGACCGGATGCCGGAATCGGCGGAGAGGATGCGGGAGGAACGGATGGCTTCCGGACTCTACAGCCGGGGGTTTCTCCTCTCCGCGACCGTCGGAACCGGGATGGACGAGCTCCTCTCCCACCTCTTCGAAATCCTCCCGGAGGGACCCGCCTACTACCCGGAGGAGGAGCTGACCGATCTCCCCATGCGGTTCATCGCGAAGGAGATCATCCGGGAGAAGCTCTTCGGGTGCCTGTCGGAGGAGCTGCCGTACAGCGTCGCGGTGTCGATCGAGGAGTACAAGGAGGACCCGGAGAAGCGGTTGATCCGGATCCGGGCGGAGATCCTCGTCGAGCGGGATTCCCAGAAGGGGATCGTGATCGGGCGGGGGGGCAGGATGCTCAAGCGGATCGGAACGGCGGCCCGCGAGGAACTGGAGCGGGAGACCGGAGAACGGGTATACTTGGACCTGTTCGTGAAGGTGGAGAAGGACTGGAGCCGGAGGGAGACCTTGCTGCGGCGGCTCGGATATGTCTAA
- a CDS encoding ribosome biogenesis GTPase Der gives MSKAEFTVALVGRPNVGKSTLFNRLAGRRRSITYGEPGVTRDLVSYSVTVDGKRIRLIDTGGYVPGKAEDLLVKVRGQVLRAIYESDAVIFLVDSRDGVLPLDKEIASMLREREKKFFLAANKVDTREGSEGVTQFHELSVDAVYPISAEHGTGVGDLLEAISSLVPEDPAEEPETEEGVPRVAVLGRPNVGKSTLVNTIAGYDRVIASEIPGTTRDSIDVMVEHAGKRYLFIDTAGIRAKRKTDTLLEKVTVIKSLDSMRRCDLAILMVEAPDGVTHQDRQILRYILSEERAVVVAANKVDLFPGGEEESRKTIRAIQEELGYASFASVIPMNSVTGNGLSLLFRKIEEAYGSFRKRIPTGILNRTASTFLSSIPIPSKRGRNRAFYITQVGVMPPSFAVFVKDRTAVPDAFTRYLQNRIRERFGFAGAPIRIVYRER, from the coding sequence ATGTCTAAGGCGGAGTTCACGGTCGCGCTGGTGGGGCGCCCGAACGTGGGGAAGTCGACCCTCTTCAACCGCCTCGCCGGCAGGCGCCGGTCGATCACCTACGGCGAGCCGGGGGTGACGCGGGACCTCGTCTCCTATTCGGTCACGGTGGACGGGAAGAGGATCCGCCTGATCGACACCGGCGGGTATGTCCCTGGGAAGGCGGAGGACCTCCTCGTGAAAGTGCGGGGGCAGGTGCTCCGGGCGATCTACGAGTCCGACGCCGTGATCTTCCTCGTGGATTCCCGGGACGGCGTTCTCCCGCTGGACAAGGAGATCGCCTCGATGCTCCGGGAGCGGGAAAAGAAGTTCTTCCTCGCGGCGAACAAGGTGGACACGCGGGAGGGATCGGAGGGGGTGACGCAGTTCCACGAGCTTTCCGTGGACGCCGTCTACCCGATCTCCGCGGAGCATGGCACCGGCGTGGGGGATCTCCTCGAGGCGATTTCCTCGCTGGTTCCCGAGGACCCCGCGGAAGAACCGGAGACGGAGGAAGGAGTCCCCCGGGTCGCCGTCCTGGGAAGGCCGAACGTGGGGAAATCGACGCTGGTGAACACGATCGCGGGATACGATCGGGTGATCGCCTCGGAGATCCCCGGGACGACCCGGGACTCGATCGACGTGATGGTGGAACATGCGGGGAAGCGGTACCTGTTCATCGACACCGCGGGAATCCGGGCGAAGCGGAAGACCGACACCCTTCTCGAAAAGGTCACCGTCATCAAGAGCCTGGACTCCATGCGGCGCTGCGACCTGGCGATCCTGATGGTCGAGGCCCCGGACGGCGTCACCCACCAGGACCGCCAGATCCTCCGGTACATCCTGTCGGAGGAGCGGGCGGTGGTCGTCGCGGCGAACAAGGTGGACCTGTTCCCCGGGGGGGAGGAGGAGAGCCGGAAGACGATCCGCGCGATCCAGGAGGAGCTGGGCTACGCCTCCTTCGCCTCCGTCATCCCGATGAACTCCGTCACCGGGAACGGGCTCTCCCTGCTGTTCCGCAAGATCGAGGAGGCCTACGGAAGCTTCCGGAAGCGGATCCCCACCGGGATCCTGAACCGGACGGCTTCCACGTTTCTGTCCTCCATCCCGATCCCGTCGAAGCGGGGGCGGAACCGGGCCTTCTACATCACCCAGGTCGGGGTCATGCCTCCCTCCTTCGCCGTGTTCGTCAAGGACCGGACCGCCGTCCCGGACGCTTTCACCCGGTATCTCCAGAACAGGATCCGGGAGCGGTTCGGATTCGCCGGGGCGCCCATCCGCATCGTCTACCGCGAACGATGA